Proteins encoded together in one Streptomyces sp. TLI_171 window:
- a CDS encoding TOMM precursor leader peptide-binding protein codes for MAPYEEIADSRPRIRRDVLYTRTPEGVLFHNAHGGFGLTAKDGYRFASLIVPHLNGQHTVAEISQGFGEHHRSMLAELVGTLYSRGFARDAGPAPAGPPLLTAEVAARFGPQVEYIDHYTGGAEERFHRFRETRVAVLGEDELARWSALSLVRNGCAAIGVLPGLTAAPGFAEVEAEVAALAKAGCPVAVATLPADRPGPGWAELDGYDVVLVTGPAATRQVGRLLDAGIPAGRLLLPAWTIGGSAVIGPLMSADRTGCWLCAALRLGASAHPGDAAELWSALATPAPLTPGGRAPRGPLAAMLGNLLGYEVFRLISGALPAETDGRLLVQDLDSLDVIGEPLLPHPHCPRCTAGESVAGTAWADLAVADLAATGSTGDELDRLGEEGVSEAALAELEDRAVLVGPHAGVFAGYADDAWRQTPLKVGTVTLTLAPGRRREISAADVHHVAGARLRALYRAAEVYAEHVVPAERSTGDTELARVRPELLSTASGVPAGAVRAWSPATSLLTGRRTLVPTAALRTFGPDNGDRAFEATSAGTGAGGTPAEAVARGLRTALGHDALRRALRGEMAPRAVPLELLQQDVQLTFLARSAQNHGLELELLRLGGTDEPLPVVLARAADPATGQRRWSLGSGLGLRDALLEAVRDLLGAVQLDRDPALGESAAEVVDPGDPLLGELDPAVLAPAGEDGAGLGEDLDWPQVLDRLRAAGRDVLLAPAGSADLRAGRIEVVKVLLTDGTSDA; via the coding sequence ATGGCCCCGTACGAGGAGATCGCCGACAGCCGTCCACGGATCCGCCGCGACGTGCTGTACACCCGGACCCCCGAGGGGGTGCTGTTCCACAACGCCCACGGCGGCTTCGGCCTGACGGCGAAGGACGGCTACCGCTTCGCCTCGCTGATCGTGCCGCACCTGAACGGGCAGCACACGGTCGCCGAGATCAGCCAGGGATTCGGTGAGCACCACCGCAGCATGCTCGCCGAACTGGTCGGCACGCTGTACAGCCGCGGCTTCGCCCGCGACGCCGGGCCCGCCCCCGCGGGGCCGCCGCTGCTCACGGCCGAGGTCGCCGCCCGCTTCGGCCCGCAGGTCGAGTACATCGACCACTACACCGGCGGCGCCGAGGAGCGCTTCCACCGCTTCCGGGAGACCCGGGTCGCCGTCCTCGGCGAGGACGAGCTCGCCCGCTGGAGCGCGCTCAGCCTGGTCCGCAACGGCTGCGCCGCGATCGGCGTGCTGCCCGGCCTGACCGCCGCGCCCGGGTTCGCCGAGGTCGAGGCCGAGGTCGCGGCGCTGGCGAAGGCCGGCTGCCCGGTGGCCGTCGCCACCCTGCCGGCCGACCGGCCCGGCCCCGGCTGGGCCGAACTCGACGGCTACGACGTGGTGCTGGTCACCGGCCCGGCCGCGACCCGGCAGGTCGGCCGGCTGCTGGACGCCGGGATCCCGGCCGGGCGACTGCTGCTGCCCGCCTGGACCATCGGCGGCAGCGCGGTGATCGGCCCGCTGATGTCCGCCGACCGCACCGGCTGCTGGCTGTGCGCGGCACTGCGTCTCGGCGCCTCCGCCCACCCCGGCGACGCGGCCGAGCTGTGGAGCGCCCTCGCCACGCCCGCCCCGCTCACCCCCGGCGGCCGCGCACCGCGCGGTCCGCTCGCCGCGATGCTCGGCAACCTGCTCGGCTACGAGGTCTTCCGCCTGATCAGCGGCGCGCTGCCCGCCGAGACCGACGGACGGCTGCTGGTGCAGGACCTCGACTCGCTGGACGTGATCGGCGAGCCGCTGCTCCCGCACCCGCACTGCCCGCGCTGCACCGCGGGGGAGAGCGTCGCCGGGACGGCCTGGGCCGACCTCGCCGTCGCGGACCTGGCGGCGACGGGCAGCACCGGGGACGAGCTGGACCGGCTGGGCGAGGAAGGCGTGTCCGAGGCGGCGCTGGCCGAACTGGAGGACCGCGCCGTCCTGGTCGGCCCGCACGCCGGGGTGTTCGCCGGCTACGCCGACGACGCCTGGCGGCAGACCCCGCTGAAGGTCGGCACCGTCACGCTGACCCTGGCCCCCGGCCGGCGGCGGGAGATCTCCGCGGCCGACGTGCACCACGTCGCCGGGGCGCGGCTGCGCGCCCTCTACCGGGCCGCCGAGGTCTACGCCGAGCACGTCGTCCCGGCGGAGCGGAGCACCGGTGACACCGAACTCGCCAGGGTGCGGCCGGAGTTGCTGAGCACCGCCAGCGGCGTCCCGGCGGGCGCCGTCCGCGCCTGGAGCCCGGCGACCTCGCTGCTGACGGGCCGGCGGACGCTGGTCCCGACCGCCGCGCTGCGCACCTTCGGCCCCGACAACGGCGACCGCGCCTTCGAAGCCACCTCGGCCGGCACCGGTGCCGGCGGCACGCCGGCCGAGGCGGTCGCGCGCGGCCTGCGCACCGCGCTCGGCCACGACGCCCTGCGCCGGGCCCTGCGCGGCGAAATGGCGCCGCGCGCCGTCCCGCTGGAGCTGCTGCAGCAGGACGTGCAGCTGACCTTCCTGGCCCGATCGGCCCAGAACCACGGCCTGGAGCTGGAGTTGCTGCGCCTCGGGGGCACCGACGAGCCGCTGCCCGTGGTGCTGGCCCGGGCCGCCGACCCCGCGACGGGACAGCGGCGCTGGTCGCTCGGCAGCGGCCTCGGCCTGCGGGACGCGCTGCTGGAGGCGGTCCGGGACCTGCTCGGCGCGGTGCAACTGGACCGCGACCCCGCCCTGGGGGAGAGCGCGGCGGAGGTTGTCGACCCGGGCGACCCGCTGCTCGGCGAGCTGGACCCGGCCGTGCT
- a CDS encoding BTAD domain-containing putative transcriptional regulator, with the protein MGAAVDPGPGGGTRFTVLGLLAIADRRETAVLQPSKPASLLAALLTRPNAVVPVESLQRAIWGEEVPATAKAALHSCVLRLRRLFAKYGISGSTIEALPGGYRMAVDARTLDLLEFRELLGRADRAADPAAELALLRSALALWQPALLGNVHSDVLHREEVPRLAEEWLRTVERVYDIELALGRCREVLSELWPLARSHPAHERFWEQLIEALHRTGRRADALAEYRRVRAYLREELGVEPGPALQHLELAVLRGESPAPLGPPAPPAVATGAAMTGSATGEVVLAGLVQAGLLRQGPGGRYQVHELLSAFTRAAGGSWANPSKQPLPARAVPAAGADQIPSVRQSAAPLRTTEV; encoded by the coding sequence ATGGGCGCGGCAGTGGATCCCGGACCGGGCGGCGGGACCAGGTTCACCGTGCTCGGCCTGCTGGCCATCGCAGACCGCCGGGAGACGGCGGTACTCCAACCGTCCAAGCCGGCCTCGCTGTTGGCGGCGCTGCTGACGCGCCCCAACGCCGTGGTGCCGGTGGAGTCGCTCCAGCGGGCGATCTGGGGCGAGGAGGTCCCCGCGACGGCCAAGGCGGCCCTGCACTCCTGCGTGCTGCGGCTGCGACGGCTGTTCGCCAAGTACGGGATCTCCGGCAGCACCATCGAGGCGCTGCCCGGCGGCTACCGGATGGCCGTCGACGCCCGCACCCTCGACCTGCTGGAGTTCCGCGAGCTGCTCGGCCGGGCCGACCGCGCCGCCGACCCGGCAGCCGAACTGGCACTGCTGCGCTCCGCGTTGGCGCTCTGGCAGCCCGCACTGCTCGGCAACGTGCACTCCGACGTGCTGCACCGCGAGGAGGTGCCGCGGCTGGCGGAGGAGTGGCTGCGGACCGTCGAGCGGGTCTACGACATCGAGCTGGCGCTCGGCCGATGTCGCGAAGTCCTGTCCGAGCTCTGGCCGTTGGCCAGATCGCACCCCGCACACGAACGGTTCTGGGAGCAGCTGATCGAGGCGCTGCACCGGACCGGCCGCCGCGCCGACGCGCTCGCCGAGTACCGCCGGGTCCGCGCCTACCTGCGCGAGGAGCTCGGCGTCGAACCCGGCCCCGCCCTGCAACACCTCGAACTCGCCGTCCTGCGCGGCGAATCACCGGCCCCGCTGGGGCCGCCCGCCCCACCCGCCGTCGCGACCGGGGCGGCGATGACCGGATCCGCCACCGGCGAAGTCGTCCTGGCGGGCCTGGTGCAGGCCGGACTGCTGCGCCAGGGCCCCGGCGGCCGCTACCAGGTGCACGAGCTGCTCAGCGCCTTCACCCGTGCGGCGGGCGGCAGTTGGGCCAACCCGTCAAAACAGCCGCTCCCGGCGAGGGCCGTACCCGCGGCCGGCGCCGATCAGATCCCGTCCGTGCGGCAGTCAGCCGCGCCGTTGCGTACCACTGAGGTGTGA
- a CDS encoding GH1 family beta-glucosidase, translating into MTDRHALPAGFRWGVSTAAYQIEGAVEEDGRGRSVWDAFCERPGAVKNGESGRLACDHFHRWGEDVELMRGLGLDGYRFSIAWPRVRPAGRGPVNGAGLDFYDRLVDGLLAAGITPLPTLFHWDLPQALEEEGGWLQRDTAHRFGEFAAAAADRLGDRLPAWITLNEPFVHMVYGYALGIHAPGRALMLDALPAAHHQLLGHGLAAAELRARGLDVLIANNLTPVRAASEAPEDVAAAEAYDALHNRLFTDPLLLGRYPDLGAYGVGPDLCGSVREGDLELIAGPGLDGLGVNYYNPTRIAAPTDPGLPFAEAPVEGVPRTHFGWPVVPAGLHELLLTLRDRYGHALPPITVTENGCSTDDTLDDAFRIDYLAGHLDALARAAADGIDVRGYYTWSLLDNFEWAEGYSQRFGLVHVDFETQRRTPKASYAWYRDLIAAQRAAAATR; encoded by the coding sequence ATGACGGACCGCCACGCCCTGCCCGCCGGATTCCGCTGGGGAGTGTCCACCGCCGCTTACCAGATCGAGGGCGCGGTGGAGGAGGACGGCCGCGGCCGGTCGGTGTGGGACGCGTTCTGCGAGCGGCCCGGCGCGGTGAAGAACGGGGAGAGCGGCCGGCTGGCCTGCGACCACTTCCACCGCTGGGGCGAGGACGTGGAGCTGATGCGCGGACTGGGCCTCGACGGGTACCGGTTCTCGATCGCCTGGCCGCGCGTCCGGCCCGCCGGCCGGGGCCCGGTGAACGGGGCCGGACTGGACTTCTACGACCGGCTGGTGGACGGCCTGCTGGCGGCCGGCATCACCCCGCTGCCCACCCTGTTCCACTGGGACCTGCCGCAGGCGCTGGAGGAGGAGGGCGGCTGGCTGCAGCGGGACACCGCTCACCGGTTCGGCGAGTTCGCGGCGGCGGCGGCCGACCGCCTCGGCGACCGGCTGCCGGCCTGGATCACCCTCAACGAGCCGTTCGTGCACATGGTGTACGGCTACGCGCTCGGCATCCACGCCCCCGGACGGGCCCTGATGCTGGACGCGCTGCCCGCCGCCCACCACCAGCTCCTCGGCCACGGCCTGGCGGCCGCCGAACTGCGCGCCCGCGGCCTGGACGTCCTGATCGCCAACAACCTGACGCCCGTCCGGGCCGCGAGCGAGGCCCCCGAGGACGTGGCCGCCGCCGAGGCGTACGACGCGCTGCACAACCGGCTGTTCACCGATCCGCTGCTGCTCGGCCGCTACCCGGACCTCGGCGCCTACGGGGTCGGCCCCGACCTGTGCGGCTCGGTCCGCGAGGGCGACCTCGAACTGATCGCCGGGCCCGGCCTGGACGGACTGGGCGTCAACTACTACAACCCGACCCGGATCGCCGCGCCCACCGACCCCGGCCTGCCGTTCGCCGAGGCCCCCGTCGAAGGCGTCCCCCGCACCCACTTCGGCTGGCCCGTCGTCCCCGCCGGCCTGCACGAACTGCTGCTGACCCTCCGCGACCGGTACGGCCACGCGCTGCCCCCGATCACCGTCACCGAGAACGGCTGCTCCACGGACGACACCCTCGACGACGCCTTCCGGATCGACTACCTGGCCGGTCACCTCGACGCGCTGGCCCGCGCCGCCGCGGACGGCATCGACGTCCGTGGCTACTACACCTGGTCGCTGCTCGACAACTTCGAATGGGCCGAGGGCTACAGCCAGCGCTTCGGCCTGGTCCACGTGGACTTCGAGACGCAGCGGCGCACCCCGAAGGCCTCCTACGCCTGGTACCGGGACCTGATCGCCGCCCAGCGGGCGGCGGCCGCGACGCGCTGA
- a CDS encoding acyl-CoA thioester hydrolase/BAAT C-terminal domain-containing protein: MTVVEHELTAPWEAVLMEPAAGTGAGVLVLSGSSGRLERERARLLAEQGLLALAVRWFGGPGRPAGICEVPLETFVAAVDLLQARGATRIGLLGTSKGAEAALLTAVREPRIDAVVAISPTSLVWCNVGPGRDGRERPYRSCWTWRGQPLPFVPMDETWPATVPDGGGPVAVRGWYEQSERTFAARLDAAAIPVERASADLLLVAGGDDEMWSSLRYAEQLAARRRAAGTPVRLIARHDAGHRPRFPGESPAAPSATFRYGGTARGDGLLGEAAWPPIVNLLTGRTS; encoded by the coding sequence GTGACCGTTGTCGAGCACGAGCTGACGGCCCCCTGGGAGGCGGTGCTGATGGAGCCGGCCGCGGGGACGGGCGCGGGCGTGCTGGTGCTGTCCGGATCGAGCGGCCGGCTGGAGCGGGAACGGGCTCGGCTGCTGGCCGAGCAGGGCCTGCTGGCGCTGGCCGTTCGGTGGTTCGGCGGACCCGGCCGGCCCGCCGGCATCTGTGAGGTCCCGCTGGAGACGTTCGTCGCGGCCGTCGACCTGCTGCAGGCCCGGGGCGCGACGCGGATCGGCCTCCTCGGCACCTCGAAGGGCGCGGAGGCCGCGCTGCTCACCGCCGTCCGCGAGCCCCGGATCGACGCGGTGGTGGCGATCTCGCCGACCTCGCTGGTCTGGTGCAACGTGGGCCCGGGCCGCGACGGCCGGGAACGCCCCTACCGCTCCTGCTGGACCTGGCGGGGGCAGCCGCTGCCGTTCGTCCCGATGGACGAGACCTGGCCGGCGACCGTGCCGGACGGCGGCGGGCCGGTGGCGGTGCGCGGCTGGTACGAGCAGAGCGAACGGACCTTCGCCGCCCGGCTGGACGCCGCCGCCATACCCGTCGAGCGGGCCTCGGCCGACCTGTTGCTGGTGGCCGGCGGCGACGACGAGATGTGGTCCTCGCTGCGGTACGCCGAGCAGTTGGCCGCCCGCCGGCGCGCTGCCGGCACCCCGGTCCGGCTGATCGCCCGGCACGACGCCGGCCACCGTCCGCGGTTCCCCGGTGAGAGCCCGGCCGCGCCCTCCGCGACCTTCCGGTACGGCGGCACCGCCCGCGGTGACGGGCTGCTCGGCGAGGCCGCGTGGCCGCCGATCGTGAACCTCTTGACGGGCCGCACCTCCTGA
- a CDS encoding magnesium and cobalt transport protein CorA, producing the protein MSDWRVRAVRASKRPFTRAAARPADRTTAPEHSMDPRSEQNPADLTPVSLERSVVDAAVYRDGHRIDTPTSLAEIYRDLPGKTGTMAWIGLYRPAEAQLVEAAEKFDLHELALEDAIVAHQRPKLERYGDTLFVVLRAARYLDDVEEVDFGEIHLFVGPDFVLTVRHSQSPDLSMVRGRLEADPELLALGPEAVLYAVLDAVVDGYAPVIAGLQHDIDEIETEVFGGDPKVSRRIYELSREVIEFQRATGPLLEILRALEAGFQKYGTDEELQRYLRDVADHATYAAERVDGFRQMLQNILTVNATLVSQRQNEEMKQLAEAGHAQNDEIKKISSWAAILFAPTLIGTVYGMNFEDMPELHWVFGYPFAIGLMGVVCVSLYLIFKKRNWL; encoded by the coding sequence ATGTCCGACTGGCGTGTGCGCGCTGTGCGCGCGAGCAAGCGACCGTTCACCCGCGCCGCCGCGCGGCCCGCCGACCGCACCACCGCGCCCGAGCACTCGATGGACCCGCGCTCCGAGCAGAACCCGGCCGACCTCACCCCCGTCTCGCTGGAACGCTCCGTCGTCGACGCCGCCGTCTACCGCGACGGCCACCGGATAGACACCCCCACCAGTCTCGCCGAGATCTACCGCGACCTCCCCGGCAAGACCGGCACCATGGCCTGGATCGGCCTCTACCGGCCCGCCGAGGCCCAACTCGTCGAAGCCGCAGAGAAGTTCGACCTCCACGAACTCGCGCTGGAGGACGCCATCGTCGCCCACCAGCGCCCCAAGCTGGAGCGCTACGGGGACACCCTCTTCGTCGTGCTGCGCGCCGCCCGCTACCTCGACGACGTCGAGGAGGTCGACTTCGGCGAGATCCACCTCTTCGTCGGCCCCGACTTCGTCCTGACGGTCCGCCACTCCCAGTCCCCGGACCTCTCGATGGTCCGCGGCCGTCTCGAAGCCGACCCCGAACTGCTCGCCCTCGGCCCCGAAGCCGTCCTGTACGCCGTCCTCGACGCCGTCGTCGACGGCTACGCCCCCGTCATCGCCGGTCTACAGCACGACATCGACGAGATCGAGACCGAGGTCTTCGGCGGCGACCCCAAGGTCTCCCGCCGCATCTACGAACTGTCCCGCGAGGTCATCGAGTTCCAGCGGGCCACCGGCCCGCTGCTGGAGATCCTCCGCGCCCTCGAAGCCGGCTTCCAGAAGTACGGCACCGACGAGGAGCTCCAGCGCTACCTGCGCGACGTCGCCGACCACGCCACCTACGCCGCCGAACGCGTCGACGGCTTCCGCCAGATGCTGCAGAACATCCTCACCGTCAACGCCACCCTGGTCTCGCAGCGCCAGAACGAGGAGATGAAGCAGCTCGCCGAAGCCGGCCACGCCCAGAACGACGAGATCAAGAAGATCTCCTCCTGGGCCGCCATCCTGTTCGCCCCCACCCTCATCGGCACCGTCTACGGCATGAACTTCGAAGATATGCCGGAACTCCACTGGGTCTTCGGCTACCCCTTCGCCATCGGCCTGATGGGCGTGGTCTGCGTCAGCCTCTACCTGATCTTCAAGAAGCGCAACTGGCTGTAG
- a CDS encoding HEAT repeat domain-containing protein encodes MSETMDELRILTGLLTADSAADRAAACARLGMLAQTSEDEVRALIAPPLLERAEVEDDDEVTAELAWALSCTRDPRGLPVLLGLVGHPDADVRQAVTESFAQSDTETADAPEVRALLTLARDAEPRVRRWAVFALGSQLPAYSPEIRAVLHECLGDEDPEVAEEAVLGLAHRHDSAVLPQLNDLLIEAAEAAAHGRTRPDSLTLEAAAVLGHPELLPALAEFDPADPGVAEAVAACDPARREQLAADAWQLVEALHQRRPDLDATLCSERFTPDVHLRLPGAPDQPVYSVVHLMRRAAADPAAAVDLVDADLPAARS; translated from the coding sequence GTGAGCGAGACCATGGACGAACTGCGCATCCTGACCGGCCTGCTGACGGCCGATTCGGCGGCGGACCGGGCCGCCGCGTGCGCCCGACTGGGCATGCTCGCCCAGACCTCCGAGGACGAGGTGCGGGCGCTGATCGCGCCGCCGCTGCTGGAACGGGCCGAGGTGGAGGACGACGACGAGGTGACGGCCGAGTTGGCGTGGGCGCTGTCCTGCACCCGCGACCCGCGCGGGCTGCCCGTGCTGCTCGGCCTGGTCGGCCATCCCGATGCCGACGTCCGGCAGGCGGTCACCGAGTCGTTCGCCCAGTCGGACACCGAGACCGCGGACGCGCCGGAGGTGCGGGCCCTGCTGACGCTGGCCCGGGACGCGGAGCCGAGGGTGCGCAGGTGGGCGGTGTTCGCGCTCGGCTCCCAGCTCCCGGCGTACAGCCCGGAGATCCGGGCGGTCCTGCACGAGTGCCTGGGCGACGAGGACCCGGAGGTCGCCGAGGAGGCGGTCCTCGGCCTGGCCCACCGCCACGACTCCGCCGTGCTGCCGCAGTTGAACGACCTGCTGATCGAGGCCGCCGAGGCCGCCGCGCACGGGCGGACCCGGCCGGACTCCTTGACGCTGGAAGCCGCCGCCGTCCTGGGCCACCCCGAACTGCTGCCTGCCCTGGCCGAGTTCGATCCCGCCGACCCGGGCGTCGCCGAGGCCGTGGCGGCCTGCGACCCGGCCCGGCGCGAGCAACTCGCCGCGGACGCCTGGCAGCTGGTCGAAGCCCTCCACCAGCGCCGCCCCGACCTGGACGCCACGCTCTGCTCCGAGCGGTTCACGCCCGACGTCCACCTCCGGCTGCCCGGCGCCCCCGACCAGCCGGTGTACTCCGTGGTCCACCTGATGCGCCGCGCCGCCGCCGACCCCGCCGCGGCGGTGGACCTGGTGGACGCCGACCTGCCGGCCGCCCGCAGCTGA
- a CDS encoding MFS transporter: MSTVAQTERTGRAAPRITGRQTVVLAVLLVAQFMLAVDFSILNVALPAIGTGLGLPLDRLQWIATAFALPAAGFTLLFGRVADLYGRRRLFLQGLALLAAASLAGGLATDPAVLIAARVAQGLATAAVTPAGLALLTTAFPEGPLREKALGLNGALMSAGFTAGAILGGVLTDLLSWRWAFLVNVPVALAVLLIAPRVLAESRPDATARVRLDLPGALTVTGGLLALVLGLTEAGRLGWSHPAALTATLLGVGLLGGFLAVERRAAAPLVPPAVLRRRTVRIGNVIGLLAFLTETSLVFLLTLYLQEVLHFSALAAGLSFGVLGLGTVLGGTLAARVIARLGVRGALLAGGLLQAAATGVLLALGPGGGWLWLLLPATFAGGVGNMLVIVGFLVTATSGLPDREQGTAAGLATMTQQIGITVGTPVMSAVVAAAAPAHGVLGGVGLAVAANTALVLVGVFLATRLAGRR; the protein is encoded by the coding sequence ATGTCGACAGTTGCGCAGACCGAACGGACCGGGCGCGCCGCGCCGCGGATCACCGGACGGCAGACCGTCGTCCTCGCCGTGCTGCTGGTCGCCCAGTTCATGCTCGCCGTGGACTTCTCCATCCTGAACGTCGCCCTCCCCGCGATCGGCACCGGCCTCGGCCTGCCGCTGGACCGGCTCCAGTGGATCGCCACCGCCTTCGCCCTCCCCGCGGCCGGGTTCACCCTGCTCTTCGGACGGGTCGCCGACCTGTACGGCCGCCGCCGGCTGTTCCTGCAGGGCCTCGCGCTGCTCGCCGCCGCCTCGCTGGCCGGCGGACTCGCCACCGACCCGGCGGTCCTGATCGCCGCCCGCGTCGCCCAGGGCCTGGCCACCGCCGCCGTCACCCCCGCCGGGCTCGCCCTGCTCACCACCGCGTTCCCCGAAGGGCCGCTGCGCGAAAAGGCGTTGGGCCTGAACGGCGCGTTGATGTCGGCCGGCTTCACGGCCGGCGCGATCCTCGGCGGCGTCCTCACCGACCTGCTCTCCTGGCGCTGGGCGTTCCTGGTCAACGTGCCCGTCGCGCTCGCCGTCCTGCTGATCGCCCCGAGGGTGCTCGCCGAGAGCCGCCCCGACGCCACCGCCCGGGTCCGCCTCGACCTGCCCGGCGCGCTCACCGTCACCGGCGGCCTGCTGGCCCTGGTCCTCGGCCTCACCGAGGCCGGCCGACTCGGCTGGAGCCACCCCGCCGCGCTGACCGCCACCCTGCTCGGGGTCGGGCTGCTCGGCGGATTCCTCGCCGTCGAACGCCGGGCCGCCGCCCCGCTGGTCCCGCCGGCCGTGCTGCGCCGCCGCACCGTCCGGATCGGCAACGTGATCGGACTGCTGGCCTTCCTCACCGAGACCTCGCTGGTGTTCCTGCTGACCCTCTACCTGCAGGAGGTGCTGCACTTCTCGGCGCTGGCCGCCGGACTCTCCTTCGGCGTGCTGGGCCTGGGCACCGTCCTCGGCGGGACGCTCGCCGCCCGCGTCATCGCCCGCCTCGGTGTCCGCGGCGCCCTGCTGGCCGGCGGGCTGCTGCAGGCGGCCGCGACCGGCGTGCTGCTGGCCCTCGGCCCCGGCGGCGGCTGGCTCTGGCTGCTGCTGCCGGCGACCTTCGCCGGCGGCGTCGGCAACATGCTGGTGATCGTCGGCTTCCTGGTGACCGCCACCTCCGGCCTTCCCGACCGCGAACAGGGCACCGCCGCCGGGCTCGCCACCATGACCCAGCAGATCGGCATCACCGTCGGCACCCCGGTGATGAGCGCGGTCGTCGCCGCGGCCGCCCCCGCGCACGGCGTCCTCGGCGGGGTGGGACTCGCGGTCGCGGCGAACACCGCGCTGGTCCTGGTCGGGGTGTTCCTCGCCACCCGCCTGGCCGGCCGGCGCTGA
- a CDS encoding helix-turn-helix domain-containing protein, whose protein sequence is METSTALGEFLRTRRARLRPQDVGLTIATGRRRVPGLRREELALLAGVSVTYYTRLEQGQSVNASDGVLDAVARALRLDRDEHAHLRDLARPHRAGRPAAAPRPEQARPATRHLLAAMDRVPAVVLDRANDVLAWNPLGHALLAGHLDPAAPDRPADRPNLTRLLFLDPHTRELYTRWQDEADVALAALRLTVGRHPGDRRLAALVGELAIHSEEFAELWARHPVRECTVGSKDFHHPLVGELALSFESLLTSDGTDHRLLLYTAAPGTPSAAALDLLATTLA, encoded by the coding sequence ATGGAGACTTCCACCGCGCTCGGCGAGTTCCTGCGCACCCGGCGGGCCCGACTCCGGCCCCAGGACGTCGGGTTGACCATCGCGACCGGCCGCCGGCGGGTGCCGGGCCTGCGCCGCGAGGAGCTGGCGCTGCTCGCCGGCGTCAGCGTCACCTACTACACCCGGCTGGAGCAGGGGCAGAGCGTCAACGCCTCGGACGGCGTGCTGGACGCGGTGGCCCGGGCGCTGCGCCTGGACCGCGACGAGCACGCCCACCTGCGCGACCTGGCCCGCCCCCACAGGGCCGGCCGGCCGGCCGCGGCGCCCCGGCCCGAGCAGGCGCGGCCCGCCACCCGCCACCTGCTCGCCGCGATGGACCGGGTGCCGGCCGTCGTCCTCGACCGCGCCAACGACGTGCTCGCCTGGAACCCGCTCGGCCATGCCCTGCTGGCCGGCCACCTCGACCCGGCCGCGCCGGACCGTCCCGCCGACCGCCCGAACCTGACCCGGCTGCTGTTCCTCGACCCGCACACCCGCGAGCTCTACACCCGCTGGCAGGACGAGGCGGACGTCGCGCTGGCTGCGCTCCGGCTCACCGTGGGCCGCCACCCGGGCGACCGCCGGCTCGCCGCGCTGGTCGGCGAACTCGCGATCCACAGCGAGGAGTTCGCCGAGCTCTGGGCCAGGCATCCGGTCCGCGAGTGCACGGTGGGCAGCAAGGACTTCCACCATCCGCTGGTCGGCGAACTCGCCCTCTCCTTCGAGAGCCTGCTCACCTCCGACGGCACCGACCACCGCCTGCTGCTGTACACCGCCGCCCCCGGCACCCCGTCCGCCGCCGCGCTGGACCTGCTGGCCACCACGCTCGCCTGA
- a CDS encoding aspartate/glutamate racemase family protein, giving the protein MKTIGLLGGMSWESTAAYYRLLNELVRERLGGLHSAKCVLYSVDFAEVERLQAAGEWAAAGELLAGAARDVRAAGAELLLICTNTMHKVAEQVAGAVDIPLLHLGDATAEAVLAAGVRRVGLLGTAFTMEQDFYRERLASHGLEVIVPDARGRELVHRVIYQELCVGVVREESRAGYREVIADLVAAGAEGVILGCTEIELLIGAADSPVPVFPTTRIHAEAAVTAAL; this is encoded by the coding sequence ATGAAGACCATCGGCCTGCTCGGCGGCATGAGCTGGGAATCGACCGCGGCGTACTACCGGCTGCTCAACGAACTCGTCCGGGAACGCCTCGGTGGGCTGCACTCGGCGAAGTGCGTGCTGTACTCGGTCGACTTCGCGGAGGTCGAACGGCTGCAGGCGGCGGGGGAGTGGGCGGCGGCGGGCGAGCTGCTGGCCGGTGCGGCCCGCGACGTCCGGGCCGCCGGAGCAGAGTTGCTGCTGATCTGCACCAACACCATGCACAAGGTGGCCGAGCAGGTCGCCGGGGCGGTCGACATCCCGCTGCTGCACCTCGGCGACGCGACGGCGGAGGCGGTCCTCGCGGCCGGGGTGCGGCGGGTCGGGCTGCTGGGCACCGCGTTCACCATGGAGCAGGACTTCTACCGGGAGCGGCTCGCCTCGCACGGGCTGGAGGTGATCGTCCCCGATGCGCGGGGCCGGGAACTGGTGCACCGGGTGATCTACCAGGAGCTGTGCGTCGGCGTGGTCCGGGAGGAGTCCCGGGCCGGCTACCGCGAGGTGATCGCGGACCTGGTGGCGGCGGGCGCGGAGGGCGTGATCCTCGGCTGCACCGAGATCGAGCTGCTGATCGGTGCGGCGGACAGCCCCGTCCCGGTGTTCCCGACCACCCGCATCCACGCGGAGGCCGCCGTCACCGCCGCACTCTGA